The window TGTTCGCCGTTCTTATCACGACCCAGGGGTACGTCTGCACGAGGAAGGACATTTAAATTGTCACGGTCAACAATCATGTATTCCATCTCGATGCCGTATTTTTGCCAAAGTTTGTAGGAGTTCATAGATAGAACGCTCTCTCGTGTTGAAGTAGTTTTTGTTGGGCTGCGTTCAGGCGATCTTCAATGCGGTGGCGCAAGGAACGCATAATGGCAGCGTAGATTTTTCTTTTACCGACTTGATCTTCAATCCCCGCGTCGATACTGGGATTATCATTGACTTCCACTACAATGGGGTGGCCGTTCCATTCCTTAAGATCCACACCATACAAGCCGTTTCCAATCATGCTGCAGATTTTAAGTGCAGTCTTTACAACGCCATGGGGCACACTTTCAATCGGCAAGCAGTCGAACATGCCGCAAATTTCATCCTTGTCCTCGCTGGCCCAGTTATAGATTTGCCAGTAGTCCTTCGCCATGTAGTATTTGCAGGCATAAAGAGGCTTTCCGTCCAGCACGCCAATGCGCCAGTCAAAATCCGTAGGTGTAAATTCCTGGGCAATCAAAAGGTCGCTGGTCGCGAACATCTTGTTCAGCGTATCTTCCAATTCCTCGTGGTTAGTCACCTTCTTCACGCCCATGGAAAAACTGGAATCCGGAGACTTCAGTACCATAGGAAATCCGATTTCCTTGGCCAAGGTGTGTCGATTTTCGGAATGGGCGATGATGGTCTTTGGCGTATGGATTTTTGCAGCCTGCATCAGTTCCTGAAGGTACACCTTGTTGGAACAGCGGAGGATGCTATCCGGGTCATCGATGACAGCAATACCCAAGGATTGTGCGCGGCGGGCAAAACTGTAAGTGTAATGATTGACGTTGGTGGTTTCGCGAATGAACAGAGCATCAAATTCACCGACGCGGTGGTAATCCTTACGGGTAATCAGTTCCACACGGAAACCCGTTTCTTCGGCAGCCTTGATGAAGTTCTGGATAGCCTGGGCGTTACTGGGCGGCTCCTTTTCTTCAGGATTCGTAAGAATGGCCAAGTCATACAAGTAGTCTTCTTCCTTGCTGGTGGCGTAGCGGTTCTTCTCGAAGTATTCCTGGGCAAACTTGTTCACCAGCTCCATGTGTGCTTCCGGAATTTCATCCACGCAAATGGGGCGAATGCTCTGGATGAACCATTTCTGCTTAAAGATGAACTTGGCGCGAAGAAGGGGCGCCTGGAACAGACGGTAAAGTTCCTGGGAAAGTTCCAAGTACTGGGGGCTCACATTCTGTCCGAAATAAATACTCAGGACGAACTCGGTTCCCGTCAACTTATGTAGACTCTTCTGAATCAAGTTGTCGATTTCGTCGGAAATATGCTTGATCACCGCAGTGGTCTTAAAGTCGCGCATATTCTTGACGCCAGGAATCACCTTGTGTCCCCGGGCTTCCGCCAATAGGGACACATAGTAGCCCTTGCTCTGGTAACTGTAATCCCTGCAGAGGTTGAAAACACGGGTATTACGGTCACTGTTGTACTTTTGGGAAATAAGGTAGTCCTGGGCAGAAACAACTTCTACGCCGGGTACATTAAGCTTCCAATTCTTCGGGTTATACACCACGATAAGCTTTTTCATGTATGTCTTTGGTTATAAAGTGTAGACTGTGAGCTACTTTTTTTCTACTACAAGAACATTGCCGTCGTAGGTCATGACGCCAAGGAGAATGCTGTGGATCAGTCGGAACTTGTCCACCTTGTAGTAAGGGCCGCCGCAAAGAGGATTTGCGCAGTCCGGATCCGCCACCAGGAACTGTTTCTTTTCATCAAGGCCGTACAGCACTACGAAATGGCCGCAGGGATCCCCGATGATATCATCAAACACAGAGCGGTTATTTTCGTTGGTGTATTCCCGCTTGCAACCGTAGAGGTACGTGGCCGAAAGTCCGCAAAGAACAGGAACGTTCTTCTTGAAGTACTTCTCGAACATGGACGCCCGCAAGTCTGCAGTCGCCACAGTGCCACCCAGGTCAATAAAGCGGATATAGGCTTCGATAGCCTTCTTCAGTTTTGGAGCATGCTTCGCCTTGTGGAGCTGCACAAGCTTTGCGCGCAACTCCGGCATCTTGAGGCCGCTCCAGCTGGGGTCGAAAATCTTGAGATTGTAAGAATAGATGGTAACCTTAAAGCCCCGCTTCAGGGCGTCGATACCCAGGAACACCCCGAGGGTACCGCCTTCTTCAAGGAATTCGATTTCAGAGATGAGTTGTTGAAGGGAAAGGTTTAAGCCAAGATGCGCATAGACCGCATGGAGGCTCGTGGGGCCGCAGGTCACGTCATCTGGCTGCGGCAGAATCTTGATGTCCATCGTTTGCCTCTGTCGAACGCCCTGGCCAACATGACCTAGGCCCTGAACTTGGCGGTGTCGGTATTGCTATCTAGCCGTCGATTGGACATGCATAAAACTACCAATTAAAATGAATAAAAACAAGAGGGGTAAAAAGATTATTTTTTGATTACAAGGGGAACATTCTTTTAGACACCAAAAGACCCCCGCACCATGTGATGCGAGGGTCTTTTTTTAAGGAGGACTCTGATTGGAGTTTCTGATTACATGCTTTCCAAAGTCTTGCCCTTGGTTTCAGTAATGAACTTCGCTACGAAGAAAATACTGATGGTTGCAAAGAGGGTGTAGAGCACGTAAGTCGGGCCAACACCGATGCCGCTCTTGCCAGTGAGAACCGGGAAGGACCAGCTGACCACAAAGTTTGCGCCCCACTGAGCCAGGCCGCACACGGAGATTGCCACAGCGCGGATGCGGTTGTTGAACATTTCGCCAAGCATCACCCACATGACCGGGCCCCAAGTAGCAGCGAAGAAGGTCACATAGAGGTTTGCTGCAATGAGGGCGATCACGCCACTTGCGCCAACCAAGCTACCGCTAGCGTCTGCACCGCAGATGAAGCAGAGAGCGAGAGTGCCGAGAGTGAGAGCCATGCCGACAGAACCAATGAGCAGAAGCGGCTTACGGCCAATCTTATCGATCAAGAGGATGGCTGCAATAGTCATGGTCAGGTTGATGCCGCTAGAAACGAGGCTCGTGAGGAAGGCATCGCTTTCGCCGAAACCAACGCTCTGCCAAAGCATGGTGCCGTAGTAGAAAATCACGTTAATACCCACCAGCTGCTGGAGCACAGCAAGACCGAGGCCCGCCCACACGATGGGAGCGATGCGCTTCTTGCCGCCAACCATTTCGAAAAGGTCGCTGAGCTTTGCAGGTTTTTCGTTCTTGAAGGTTTCGTGAATCTTGTTGATTTCAGAATCCACACCTTCGGAGTCAATCTTGGCAAGAACTTCCTTGGCTTCTTCCAGACGACCCTTGCTTACCAGGTAGCGGGGAGATTCCGGAAGACGGAGAGCAGCAAGACCGTAGAGAGCAGCGGGAATGATTTCCACCCAGAACATGATCTGCCAAGCCTTACAGCCGCCGATAAAGTCAGCACATGCAGAACCAGCCTTCACCACGATAAGATAGTTGGAAAGCAGAGCCACAAAGATGCCGATGACGATAGCGAACTGCTGCATGGATCCCAGACGACCGCGAAGATGTGCGGGAGCGGTTTCTGCAATGTAAATTGGCGCGATAATACTTGCAACGCCGATGCCTACGCCACCGATAACGCGCCACATGATAAAGTCAGGAATTCCGAAAGGGATACCAGAACCGATGGCACTGACCAGGAAGAGGGCGGCAGCAGCCAGCATGCAACGGACACGGCCAAAGGAATCAGCCAGGCGACCTGCAAAATAGGCACCCACTGCGGCGCCAATCAAAGCCAGGGATACTGCCCAAGCCAACTGAACGTCGGTAGCATTAAAGTGCGCCTTAAGAGCCCCGTTTGCACCGTTAATCACGGAGGAATCGAAGCCAAAGAGGAAGCCGCCAATTGCAGCGGACAGGGTAACCAGCACAATGTGCTTGAGATTGGATGTCTTTTTGTTTTCCATGGTGAACCTCACTTGTTTTCCCTTAAACTATCCCGGGGCAAGGGGTTACGTTATCAATTATGTTTCAAAGGCACGGACTTTTGTTTCCTTGAAACATTTTTCGGCCTTTTTGCAACATTTTTTGCTGTTTATGCACTAGGAACGGGGATTTTTACCGAAAAATTCCTTGTAGCACTTGGTAAAATAGGAGGGAGCGGAGAACCCGACGCGGTAAGCCACCTCGGAAATACTAAGGCTCGGATCCTGCAAAAGCTCACTGGCCCGTTGCAGACGACGCTCGCGGATAATCTCCACAGGGGACTTCTGGGCTAGACTTTTCACCTTGCGGTACAGCTGAACGCGAGAAACGCACATTTCCTGGCTAATATCCTCTACGGAAAGAGTGGGACTGTCCAGCTTTTTATCCACACAGGACAGGAATTTCTCCATAAATTCGTTCTTTTGAGGGATTTCTGCGGACTTTTCCGGTTCAGTCGGCTGGTTTTCAGCTAAAGTCTGGGTCGTAGCGTCCAAAAGTTGGTCTCTTTGTTCCTCAAGTTGGTCTCTTTGCTGTTCCACACGGGCCTTTTCAGCATCAAGTTCCTCATTTTTGCGGATCAGTTCGTCATTTTTCTGACGAAGTTCCTCATTCAGGCAGTCTTTTACACGATTTGCATGAATAATCAGGATCAAGAAAACGAAAACAACGCCAGTGAAAAGGCACATGGCAATGCTAAGCATGGCTCGAGCTTCCGATTCATCCTTGATTTTACCAACCAGATTGTGCATCTTGGCGATATAGCCCGCCCTTTTTTGGACTTCGCGGTACTGAAGCAGCAAAACATTGGCATTTTCCTTGGTAACAATGCTGGTTTCCAGCACATTGTTCTTTTCGTAAGGCTCCCCACGAAGAATCTTCAGAGCAAGTTCAATCAGCTCATCGCCGCAGGTGGGGTAAATGCCAGAAGCGATCAGCAGACCGTCACGGACATTTTCCATACCGCCATCGGAAATAGGCAGGGCATCCACACCCAAATACAGAACTTCATTTTCCTGACCATCCAACTGCCCGCGGGACGAAAGCACCTTGCGAGCCCCCAAGGCCATGCGGTCATTATCCCCAAAAACCAGGTCGATGGGGCCATCATAATACTTGAGGATTTCTTCCATGGCCTTGGCACCGGATTCTTCCTTCCAGTCGCCCTCGGCGTAACCCACAATTTTCAGATCCGGATATTTTTTGATGGCATCCGCGAAACCCTGATGACGTTCCTTAGCCGGTGAAGAACCCTTGAGGCCACCGATTTCGGCAATGTTTCCCTTGCCTTTCAGCTGGGCTGCCGCAAATTCTCCCATCATATTTCCGATGGCGTAATTGTCTGCTCCCATGAACGCCGCAAATTCCACGTCGTTCATCTTGCGGTCATAAAGGATCACAGGCACCTTCATATCCTGGGCCCGCTTCATACTTCCAGAAAGACCCTTCACCTGATTTGGAGATACAATCAGAAGGTCTAGTCCTGTATTCAGAAGAGAATCAATCTGACGGCTCTGCTGCACATCATCGTCGTCGGCAAAGGCCATACGGATTTCCACATCCTCATTAAAATAGGATGCTAGCACCAGCTCATCTTTTAGCTGGTAACGCCAATCCGTCAGCGAACACTGGGAAATACCAATGACATACTTGCGATCATGACTGCCGCAGCCCACAAGAGCCACCGTCAAAAACACACCCAACAAAGCCCCTAAAATTTTCCTCATGCTTCCAATATACAATAATTTTAGCTGCAGATTGCCACCTTAATCACGCCGTCCAGTTTGTTTTCGAAAATGCGGTAGGCTTCCTCGATTTCTGCCAGCGGAAACTTGTGGGTAATCAGCGGAGTGGTGTCGATTTTTCCTTGTTCTATGAGGGAAAGGATTTCGACGCAGTCGCAACCGTCAACGCCACCAGTCTTGAACGTGAAATTCTTGCCGTACATTTCCGGCAGCGGTAAAACCATGGGCTTGTCGTAAAGGGCCACCACCGTCACGATGGCGTTGGGTCTTGCGTTTTCCCAGGCCATGCGGAAAGTCTCTTCGGTGCCAGCCACTTCCAGCACAACATCAGCGCCGCCATGGGCGCTTTCCCTTTGCACCACGGTGCCACATTCCTCCGGCGTAGTCACAATCACCTGGGGATAATGCCTGCGCACAAATTCGCGACGC of the Fibrobacter sp. UWR4 genome contains:
- a CDS encoding peptidase-C39 like family protein, which codes for MDIKILPQPDDVTCGPTSLHAVYAHLGLNLSLQQLISEIEFLEEGGTLGVFLGIDALKRGFKVTIYSYNLKIFDPSWSGLKMPELRAKLVQLHKAKHAPKLKKAIEAYIRFIDLGGTVATADLRASMFEKYFKKNVPVLCGLSATYLYGCKREYTNENNRSVFDDIIGDPCGHFVVLYGLDEKKQFLVADPDCANPLCGGPYYKVDKFRLIHSILLGVMTYDGNVLVVEKK
- a CDS encoding RimK family protein is translated as MKKLIVVYNPKNWKLNVPGVEVVSAQDYLISQKYNSDRNTRVFNLCRDYSYQSKGYYVSLLAEARGHKVIPGVKNMRDFKTTAVIKHISDEIDNLIQKSLHKLTGTEFVLSIYFGQNVSPQYLELSQELYRLFQAPLLRAKFIFKQKWFIQSIRPICVDEIPEAHMELVNKFAQEYFEKNRYATSKEEDYLYDLAILTNPEEKEPPSNAQAIQNFIKAAEETGFRVELITRKDYHRVGEFDALFIRETTNVNHYTYSFARRAQSLGIAVIDDPDSILRCSNKVYLQELMQAAKIHTPKTIIAHSENRHTLAKEIGFPMVLKSPDSSFSMGVKKVTNHEELEDTLNKMFATSDLLIAQEFTPTDFDWRIGVLDGKPLYACKYYMAKDYWQIYNWASEDKDEICGMFDCLPIESVPHGVVKTALKICSMIGNGLYGVDLKEWNGHPIVVEVNDNPSIDAGIEDQVGKRKIYAAIMRSLRHRIEDRLNAAQQKLLQHERAFYL
- a CDS encoding substrate-binding domain-containing protein, whose protein sequence is MRKILGALLGVFLTVALVGCGSHDRKYVIGISQCSLTDWRYQLKDELVLASYFNEDVEIRMAFADDDDVQQSRQIDSLLNTGLDLLIVSPNQVKGLSGSMKRAQDMKVPVILYDRKMNDVEFAAFMGADNYAIGNMMGEFAAAQLKGKGNIAEIGGLKGSSPAKERHQGFADAIKKYPDLKIVGYAEGDWKEESGAKAMEEILKYYDGPIDLVFGDNDRMALGARKVLSSRGQLDGQENEVLYLGVDALPISDGGMENVRDGLLIASGIYPTCGDELIELALKILRGEPYEKNNVLETSIVTKENANVLLLQYREVQKRAGYIAKMHNLVGKIKDESEARAMLSIAMCLFTGVVFVFLILIIHANRVKDCLNEELRQKNDELIRKNEELDAEKARVEQQRDQLEEQRDQLLDATTQTLAENQPTEPEKSAEIPQKNEFMEKFLSCVDKKLDSPTLSVEDISQEMCVSRVQLYRKVKSLAQKSPVEIIRERRLQRASELLQDPSLSISEVAYRVGFSAPSYFTKCYKEFFGKNPRS
- a CDS encoding sugar porter family MFS transporter, which codes for MRFTMENKKTSNLKHIVLVTLSAAIGGFLFGFDSSVINGANGALKAHFNATDVQLAWAVSLALIGAAVGAYFAGRLADSFGRVRCMLAAAALFLVSAIGSGIPFGIPDFIMWRVIGGVGIGVASIIAPIYIAETAPAHLRGRLGSMQQFAIVIGIFVALLSNYLIVVKAGSACADFIGGCKAWQIMFWVEIIPAALYGLAALRLPESPRYLVSKGRLEEAKEVLAKIDSEGVDSEINKIHETFKNEKPAKLSDLFEMVGGKKRIAPIVWAGLGLAVLQQLVGINVIFYYGTMLWQSVGFGESDAFLTSLVSSGINLTMTIAAILLIDKIGRKPLLLIGSVGMALTLGTLALCFICGADASGSLVGASGVIALIAANLYVTFFAATWGPVMWVMLGEMFNNRIRAVAISVCGLAQWGANFVVSWSFPVLTGKSGIGVGPTYVLYTLFATISIFFVAKFITETKGKTLESM